In Acidobacteriota bacterium, a single genomic region encodes these proteins:
- a CDS encoding D-glycerate dehydrogenase, with product MAPSIKVLLLATPPPDFWEQEAMKLIAPRHQVVRFDPKQDPAPQLQGVDAVLDIGGPTDKRPLADLLAGSVKLWQLVSTGFDNFDVDYWRERRIPVANTPGGSSAVSLAECALMLMIMVSRRWPESQALLRDRVVGRPKGLDLENRRLGLVGFGASAIELARRAKSFSMKISAIDIRSISREEQEEFGVDFVGAPDQLDEMIAHSDYLSLHLHLNRETRHTIDGRRLRLMKPTAYLINVARGALVDQEALYAALIEKQLAGAGLDVFAEEPVDPDSPLVQLPNVVAAPHIAGQTQETAERRAAMAAENLDRVARGLDPIYRIDL from the coding sequence ATGGCTCCCTCTATCAAGGTTCTCTTGCTTGCCACGCCCCCTCCCGACTTCTGGGAGCAGGAGGCAATGAAGTTGATTGCCCCCCGTCACCAGGTTGTCCGATTCGACCCCAAACAGGACCCGGCGCCACAATTGCAGGGAGTAGACGCGGTGTTGGACATAGGCGGTCCCACGGACAAGCGGCCGTTGGCCGACCTCCTGGCCGGTTCGGTCAAGTTGTGGCAGCTGGTCAGCACAGGATTCGACAACTTCGACGTGGACTACTGGCGTGAGAGGCGGATCCCGGTCGCCAACACCCCCGGCGGTTCCAGCGCCGTCTCCCTGGCCGAATGCGCCCTGATGCTCATGATCATGGTGTCCCGCCGCTGGCCGGAATCCCAGGCTCTTCTCCGGGACCGGGTGGTGGGCAGACCCAAGGGGCTGGACCTGGAAAACCGGCGTCTGGGCCTGGTGGGCTTCGGCGCCAGCGCCATCGAGCTGGCGCGGCGGGCCAAGAGCTTTTCCATGAAGATTTCGGCCATTGACATCCGGTCCATCTCCCGGGAGGAACAGGAGGAGTTTGGAGTCGATTTCGTGGGCGCACCCGACCAACTGGACGAGATGATCGCTCACAGCGACTACCTTTCGCTGCACCTCCACCTCAATCGGGAAACCCGGCATACCATCGACGGGCGCCGGCTCCGGCTGATGAAGCCCACCGCCTACCTCATCAACGTGGCTCGAGGTGCCCTGGTGGACCAGGAAGCCCTCTATGCGGCCCTGATCGAAAAACAGTTGGCCGGGGCCGGCCTGGACGTCTTCGCCGAGGAGCCCGTCGATCCGGATTCCCCGCTGGTTCAACTCCCCAACGTGGTGGCGGCGCCCCACATTGCCGGCCAGACCCAGGAGACGGCCGAGCGGCGAGCCGCCATGGCCGCTGAAAACCTGGACCGGGTGGCCCGCGGACTCGATCCGATCTACCGCATCGACCTGTAA
- a CDS encoding FAD-binding oxidoreductase: MSETTSTTRSHSQAAVPLGTRLRVALELLFGLRPADLQTARIYADAQFAGHSLVVRWAKLVWWAWRQMWVTIPDANRDLVIEGRISRTPMWLIDANPLANHPWESDPSARLPQEVDTVVIGAGFTGAAVAYHWARRAPDDRRLLVLEMDDPASGSSGRNEGLVVMGRYFKYVYDTVLERLPSLRPDLERDQRQRLARQFARVYCVGAYRNAEMIEKTIRSEGFDCDYSRSGWVQGQDALGQEGLEASVKMAVETGFTDWTSIGPEEVLERSGMRVDHPSGFSRAAASWHPAKWVWCLLGAALGKPSVELMTRTRVTGVEDEGELYRVSTTRGSLWTRHLVYATESYTPRIYPLLHDCILPMQQQAASGDGGPENMKPHVGISGSWYFAGRYARRVLFGSGGPRVPDQEAGRNQPSRFLTRFVAAEMKKQFGPFRLRMANEWSGTVSYTPDEYPIVGLLDGKRRHIIGGMAGSGSGVSFNGGRCIVNRILGLDDEPDDYPPAYFAPSRLIDPSRHPWPDIER, translated from the coding sequence ATGTCCGAAACAACCTCAACCACCCGCTCCCATTCGCAGGCAGCCGTGCCTTTGGGCACACGTCTGCGTGTTGCCCTGGAGCTGCTGTTCGGTCTGCGTCCGGCCGATCTGCAGACAGCCAGGATCTACGCCGACGCCCAATTTGCCGGCCACTCCCTTGTCGTCAGGTGGGCAAAGCTGGTCTGGTGGGCCTGGCGCCAGATGTGGGTCACGATCCCGGACGCCAACCGGGATCTGGTCATCGAAGGCAGGATTTCCAGGACCCCCATGTGGTTGATCGACGCCAACCCCCTGGCCAATCACCCCTGGGAAAGCGACCCTTCGGCCCGACTGCCGCAGGAGGTGGACACGGTGGTGATCGGCGCCGGCTTCACCGGTGCAGCCGTGGCCTACCACTGGGCCCGCAGGGCTCCGGACGACCGCCGTCTGCTGGTGCTGGAGATGGATGATCCCGCCAGCGGCAGCTCGGGACGCAACGAGGGGCTGGTGGTGATGGGCCGCTACTTCAAGTATGTATACGACACCGTGCTGGAAAGATTGCCGAGCCTGCGTCCCGATCTGGAACGGGACCAGCGGCAGCGCCTGGCCCGTCAATTCGCCCGGGTCTATTGTGTAGGGGCCTACCGCAACGCCGAAATGATCGAGAAGACCATCCGGAGCGAGGGCTTCGACTGCGACTATTCCCGTTCGGGCTGGGTTCAGGGCCAGGATGCCCTGGGTCAGGAGGGGCTGGAGGCATCGGTGAAGATGGCGGTCGAAACCGGTTTCACCGACTGGACTTCCATCGGTCCCGAGGAGGTCCTGGAGCGCAGCGGCATGCGGGTGGATCATCCGTCCGGGTTTTCGCGGGCGGCGGCTTCCTGGCACCCGGCCAAGTGGGTCTGGTGTCTGCTGGGAGCCGCGCTCGGAAAGCCGAGCGTGGAACTGATGACCCGAACGCGTGTGACAGGGGTCGAGGACGAGGGAGAGCTCTATCGCGTGTCCACTACCCGAGGCTCCCTGTGGACCCGCCACCTGGTCTACGCCACCGAGTCCTACACTCCCAGGATCTATCCGCTGCTGCACGACTGCATCCTGCCCATGCAGCAGCAGGCAGCCAGCGGCGACGGCGGGCCCGAAAACATGAAGCCCCACGTGGGGATCAGCGGCTCCTGGTACTTCGCCGGACGTTACGCCCGCCGGGTCCTTTTCGGTTCGGGCGGTCCCCGTGTCCCCGATCAGGAGGCGGGCCGCAACCAGCCCTCACGTTTTCTCACCCGGTTCGTGGCGGCGGAGATGAAGAAGCAATTCGGTCCCTTTCGGCTCCGCATGGCCAACGAATGGAGCGGCACCGTGAGCTATACGCCGGATGAATATCCCATCGTCGGACTGCTGGATGGGAAGCGCCGACACATCATCGGCGGAATGGCCGGCTCCGGCAGCGGGGTGTCCTTCAACGGCGGCCGCTGTATCGTCAACCGCATCCTGGGCCTGGACGACGAGCCCGACGACTATCCCCCCGCCTACTTCGCTCCCAGCCGCCTCATCGATCCCTCCCGCCACCCCTGGCCGGATATCGAACGGTAG
- a CDS encoding sugar phosphate isomerase/epimerase: MKGISCNSNLLSDLPVEQAMDVLAEHGYAAIDICLEIAPPFVPIPTPHLSPEDGSGKREQVRKRAEEAGIAIAALNAHTNLCARDPAERAANARFLEGSVQMAADLGAPIVVTAGGGKNAYGYEQWFFDWSVEVLRQVLPTAQRLGVALAIEAGSPAGSLIYNLKTMRKLLNTSGLEGLQALFDCAHYHIRGDSPVTVFNTLKDRVVHMHAKDAAGDPENIVFPPLGQGEVDFDGLLGAMARAGYHGYIAMEYEAFAWGYSRDYRKVLSESKAFLDPLIARHWG, encoded by the coding sequence ATGAAGGGCATCAGTTGCAACTCCAACCTGCTGAGCGACCTGCCGGTGGAGCAGGCTATGGACGTGCTGGCCGAGCACGGCTACGCGGCCATTGACATCTGCCTGGAAATCGCACCTCCCTTCGTTCCCATACCCACCCCCCACCTCAGCCCCGAAGACGGGTCCGGCAAGCGGGAGCAGGTGCGAAAACGGGCCGAAGAGGCCGGAATCGCCATCGCCGCCCTCAATGCCCACACCAACCTCTGTGCCCGAGATCCGGCGGAGAGGGCCGCCAACGCCCGGTTTCTGGAAGGTTCCGTCCAAATGGCAGCCGACCTGGGGGCTCCCATCGTGGTCACCGCCGGGGGAGGGAAGAATGCCTACGGATATGAGCAGTGGTTCTTCGATTGGTCCGTCGAGGTCCTGCGCCAGGTGCTGCCGACCGCCCAACGCCTGGGCGTTGCCCTGGCCATCGAAGCCGGCAGTCCGGCGGGGTCCCTGATCTACAACCTCAAGACCATGCGGAAGCTGCTGAACACCAGTGGTCTGGAAGGATTGCAGGCCCTGTTCGATTGCGCCCACTACCACATTCGGGGAGACTCGCCGGTCACGGTGTTCAACACCCTGAAGGACCGCGTGGTTCACATGCATGCCAAGGATGCGGCGGGCGATCCGGAGAACATCGTCTTTCCGCCACTGGGCCAGGGGGAGGTGGACTTCGACGGCTTGCTGGGCGCCATGGCTCGAGCCGGCTACCACGGTTACATCGCCATGGAGTACGAGGCCTTTGCCTGGGGCTATTCCAGGGACTACCGCAAGGTCCTTTCCGAAAGCAAGGCATTCCTGGACCCGCTGATCGCAAGGCACTGGGGCTGA
- a CDS encoding DUF1501 domain-containing protein, whose translation MDFRTPLSRRELLSRVGTGIGSLGLAAVMDQAGWLGSDTLQASEARLGSSLLPKAPHFAPRAKRVIHLLMNGGVSHVDTFDHKPLLEKYHGQRPAAVDIKTLRKTEGLMKSPFEFQRHGQSGRWVSELFPHVAQSIDDLCIIHSMHTDLPEHVAGLLMMNTGAVQPNRPSLGAWLGYGLGTENQNLPSFISLCHKGRHRPGEPGWNSSFLPGIYSGTFVDTGNLDPSKVVPDLRNPYLSRAEQQRQVDLLARMNRLNLEQVERDQALEARIQSFELAYRMQTAAPEAFDLSRETQATRDLYGITDEPTYSTIGGRPFGGFAEGCLLARRLSERGVRVVQLAFAPDIAWDDHGDILWHRPKAKDCDQAIAALLKDLKARGLLEETLVLWAGEFGRTPTADPSTKRPGRDHNHYGFTVWMAGGGVKAGMTYGATDDFGMRAVHDRVHVHDLHATILHLMGLDHERLTYRYSGRDFRLTDVHGRILHEILA comes from the coding sequence ATGGACTTTCGTACACCGTTGTCCCGCCGGGAACTGCTGAGCCGGGTCGGCACGGGAATCGGTTCCCTGGGACTGGCAGCCGTAATGGACCAGGCCGGATGGCTCGGCTCCGACACCCTGCAGGCCTCGGAAGCGCGGCTCGGCAGCTCCCTGCTTCCCAAGGCCCCTCACTTCGCACCCCGGGCCAAGCGGGTGATTCACCTGCTGATGAACGGCGGCGTCTCTCACGTGGACACCTTCGACCACAAGCCCCTGCTGGAGAAATACCACGGCCAACGCCCGGCAGCCGTGGACATCAAGACCCTGCGCAAGACCGAGGGCTTGATGAAGTCGCCCTTCGAGTTCCAACGCCATGGCCAGTCCGGCCGCTGGGTCAGCGAACTCTTTCCCCACGTGGCCCAGAGCATCGACGACCTCTGCATCATCCACTCCATGCATACCGACCTTCCCGAGCACGTGGCCGGGCTCTTGATGATGAACACGGGGGCGGTTCAACCCAACCGGCCCAGCCTGGGCGCCTGGCTGGGATACGGTTTGGGCACGGAAAACCAGAACCTGCCCTCCTTCATCTCCCTGTGTCACAAGGGACGCCACCGTCCCGGTGAGCCTGGCTGGAACAGCAGCTTCCTGCCGGGCATCTACTCGGGCACCTTCGTGGACACCGGGAACCTGGACCCCAGCAAGGTCGTCCCCGACCTGCGCAACCCCTACCTGTCCCGTGCCGAGCAGCAGCGGCAGGTCGACCTGCTGGCCCGCATGAACCGCTTGAACCTGGAGCAGGTGGAACGGGACCAGGCCCTGGAGGCCAGGATTCAGTCCTTCGAGCTGGCCTATCGAATGCAGACGGCCGCCCCCGAGGCCTTCGACCTCAGCCGGGAGACTCAAGCCACCCGCGATCTCTACGGGATCACCGATGAACCCACCTACAGCACCATCGGCGGACGCCCCTTCGGAGGCTTCGCCGAGGGATGCCTGCTGGCCCGCCGGCTCTCGGAACGGGGGGTCCGGGTGGTGCAACTGGCCTTTGCCCCCGACATCGCCTGGGACGACCATGGCGACATCCTGTGGCATCGACCCAAGGCCAAGGACTGCGACCAGGCCATCGCGGCCCTGCTCAAGGACCTGAAGGCCCGGGGTCTGCTGGAGGAGACCCTGGTGCTCTGGGCCGGCGAGTTCGGCCGCACCCCCACCGCCGATCCCAGCACCAAGAGGCCGGGGCGGGACCACAACCACTACGGCTTCACCGTGTGGATGGCCGGAGGAGGCGTCAAGGCAGGGATGACCTACGGCGCCACCGACGATTTCGGCATGCGGGCCGTCCACGACCGGGTGCATGTCCACGACCTGCACGCCACCATCCTGCACCTGATGGGCCTGGACCACGAACGGCTCACCTACCGCTACTCCGGCCGCGACTTCCGCCTCACCGACGTCCACGGAAGGATCCTCCACGAGATCCTGGCCTAG
- a CDS encoding PSD1 and planctomycete cytochrome C domain-containing protein: MSASIPIRKSTGLALLLLGGLLSTASRSAAAGADALQPPVLKPAEVEFFESKIRPLLVDRCYACHSAEPAPMGGLRLDTREGWVTGGSRGPAIVPGNPAGSLLIQAVNYKDPQLSMPPEGTLPPEEIELLEQWVGVGAPDPRSDASGVAPVQDSIDLEEGRRFWSFQPLAQPALPAVQDGDWVRSSLDRFVLARLEEKGLKTVGPADRRTWLRRVTLDLIGLPPSPEEVEAFLADTSPQAFETVVDRLLASPHYGERWARYWLDLARYAEEQRANNHSRKELPYAYKYRDWVVGALNRDLGYDRFIMQQIAGDLMSGVGMEGWSALGFLSLGPIYESDGGGKESKLRHRYDTMDDKIDTMSRAVLGLTVSCARCHDHKFDPIPTEDYYSLAGVFFNTEYVSRKWTVPSKVSDRYEYLEAVLKDKKKCVEEAKTKKIFFQDDEVDAMKEQQKVVDALTAKLEAFKETLPPEPTHVHSVTEGGSEDIPVAIRGDPVHPGKMVPRRFLRVIAGDRPAPFTQGSGRLELARTIVSENNPLTARVMVNRIWQHHFGQGLVRTPSNFGFMGEPPTHPLLLDWLAGRFIDSGWSMKRLHREILLSATYRQSSTFNRGNFEVDGENRWLWRMNPRRLDVEAWRDGLLAAAGEQDLQIGGPSVENILGSRRRTLYASVHRDMRSASDQFLRLFDFPSAWLSRSQRTVSTVPQQQLFLMNSPFMVARAQALARRLSVVEENGKRIDEAFRLVFSRPPSETERRLAQEFLQEDPGVDPPKRLTRWEQYAQVLLSSNELMHVR; this comes from the coding sequence GTGTCGGCAAGCATTCCTATCCGAAAGTCCACGGGCTTGGCCCTCTTGCTGCTGGGGGGACTCCTCTCGACAGCCTCCCGGTCTGCGGCCGCCGGTGCCGATGCCCTGCAACCCCCGGTTCTCAAGCCTGCCGAGGTCGAATTCTTCGAATCCAAGATCCGCCCGCTGCTGGTTGATCGCTGCTACGCCTGCCATTCAGCCGAGCCCGCTCCCATGGGGGGATTGCGCCTGGACACCCGAGAGGGATGGGTAACCGGGGGAAGCCGAGGTCCCGCCATTGTCCCCGGCAACCCCGCCGGAAGTCTGCTGATCCAGGCCGTCAACTACAAGGATCCCCAGTTGTCCATGCCGCCCGAGGGAACCCTGCCACCGGAGGAGATCGAGCTGCTGGAGCAGTGGGTGGGGGTCGGCGCCCCCGACCCCAGAAGCGACGCTTCCGGAGTCGCGCCGGTCCAGGACTCCATCGACCTGGAGGAGGGGCGCAGGTTCTGGTCGTTTCAGCCCCTGGCTCAACCGGCGCTTCCCGCCGTGCAGGACGGTGACTGGGTCCGTTCTTCCCTTGACCGCTTCGTGCTGGCCCGACTGGAAGAGAAGGGACTCAAGACGGTGGGACCGGCCGACCGGCGCACCTGGCTTCGCCGGGTCACCCTGGATCTGATCGGTCTGCCACCCTCCCCGGAAGAGGTCGAGGCCTTCCTGGCGGATACTTCACCCCAGGCTTTTGAGACCGTGGTCGACCGCCTGCTGGCCTCTCCCCACTACGGGGAGCGCTGGGCCCGCTACTGGCTGGACCTGGCCCGCTACGCCGAAGAACAGCGCGCCAACAACCATAGCCGCAAGGAACTGCCTTACGCCTACAAGTATCGGGATTGGGTCGTGGGAGCCTTGAATCGGGACCTGGGCTATGACCGGTTCATCATGCAGCAGATCGCCGGGGACCTGATGAGCGGTGTGGGCATGGAAGGGTGGAGCGCCCTGGGTTTCCTTTCCCTGGGTCCCATCTACGAATCCGATGGCGGTGGAAAGGAGAGCAAGCTGCGCCACCGCTACGACACCATGGATGACAAGATCGACACCATGTCTCGGGCCGTTCTGGGCTTGACGGTCTCCTGCGCCCGTTGCCACGACCACAAGTTCGATCCCATCCCCACCGAGGACTACTACTCCCTGGCGGGCGTTTTCTTCAACACCGAGTACGTGTCCCGCAAGTGGACGGTGCCCTCCAAGGTGTCCGATCGCTACGAGTACCTGGAAGCGGTCCTCAAGGACAAGAAGAAATGCGTCGAAGAGGCCAAGACCAAGAAGATCTTCTTCCAGGACGACGAGGTCGACGCCATGAAGGAGCAACAGAAGGTCGTCGACGCTCTGACTGCCAAGCTGGAAGCCTTCAAGGAGACGCTGCCCCCTGAGCCGACCCATGTCCACAGCGTCACCGAGGGTGGCTCGGAGGACATCCCGGTGGCCATCAGGGGAGATCCGGTGCATCCGGGCAAGATGGTGCCCCGCCGATTCCTGCGCGTCATCGCCGGGGACCGGCCGGCTCCCTTCACTCAAGGCAGCGGCCGGCTGGAGCTGGCCCGGACCATCGTCAGCGAGAACAATCCGCTGACGGCCCGGGTCATGGTCAACCGCATCTGGCAGCACCACTTCGGTCAGGGCCTGGTTCGCACGCCCAGCAACTTCGGATTCATGGGAGAGCCTCCCACCCACCCGCTGCTGCTGGACTGGCTGGCCGGCCGCTTTATCGACTCCGGCTGGTCCATGAAGCGCCTGCACCGGGAGATCCTGCTGTCTGCCACCTACCGCCAGAGCAGCACTTTCAACCGCGGCAATTTCGAGGTGGACGGGGAAAACCGCTGGCTCTGGCGCATGAATCCCAGGCGGCTGGACGTGGAGGCCTGGCGGGACGGACTGCTGGCGGCCGCCGGCGAGCAGGATCTGCAGATCGGAGGCCCTTCGGTCGAGAACATTCTCGGCAGCCGTCGGCGAACACTCTACGCCTCCGTCCACCGGGACATGCGCTCGGCCTCCGACCAGTTCCTGCGCCTGTTCGACTTTCCCAGCGCCTGGCTCTCCCGCAGCCAGAGAACCGTCTCCACCGTGCCTCAGCAGCAGCTCTTTCTGATGAACAGTCCCTTCATGGTGGCTCGAGCCCAAGCCCTGGCCCGGCGCCTCTCCGTGGTGGAGGAAAACGGCAAGCGCATCGATGAGGCCTTCCGCCTGGTGTTCTCGCGGCCCCCATCGGAAACGGAACGGAGATTGGCGCAGGAATTCCTGCAGGAAGACCCGGGAGTGGACCCGCCCAAGCGGCTGACCCGCTGGGAACAGTACGCCCAGGTGCTGCTGAGCTCAAACGAATTGATGCACGTGCGCTGA
- a CDS encoding HRDC domain-containing protein gives MDGIANPASVAALEHTGGGLGKRITTQAQLEEVVESVQRQARVAVDLESNNFHRYPERVCLVQLATLDAVYIIDPLSIEDITPLGEFLANAAVEKVFHSANSDLRLLDRDWKFTVSGLFDTSMAAAFVGSEKLGLAAVLTEYLGIEIDKNKKLQRADWSRRPLTGALLRYAALDVLHLDRLATLLYEELDRLGRTEWVREECQRLEGIRYVAPDAEWKFLSVKGSRDLDGRGLAVLRSLHAFRETEALRCDRPPFRIFSDAAMVELAASPYSDPARVKGLGRYGDGRLSLGVRQAIQEGIRTGPVQRPRKRRAGFRENRTRLRLLKEWRAGEASRLRLSSFLLWPTASLARLSTTWTDGLDDEMKSKDVRRWQRQELGEALWTFVHRCPAGNC, from the coding sequence ATGGATGGGATAGCCAACCCCGCAAGCGTTGCGGCGTTGGAGCACACCGGCGGGGGCCTGGGCAAGAGAATAACGACCCAGGCGCAGCTGGAGGAAGTCGTCGAATCGGTGCAACGGCAGGCACGCGTTGCGGTGGATCTGGAGTCCAACAACTTCCACCGCTACCCCGAACGGGTGTGCCTGGTACAGCTTGCAACCCTTGACGCCGTATACATCATCGATCCGCTCTCGATCGAGGACATCACACCTCTCGGGGAGTTCCTGGCCAACGCCGCCGTCGAGAAGGTTTTCCACTCTGCCAACTCCGACCTGCGGCTCCTGGATCGTGATTGGAAATTCACCGTAAGCGGCCTGTTCGACACCAGTATGGCCGCCGCCTTCGTGGGATCCGAAAAGCTCGGCCTGGCAGCGGTCCTCACGGAATATCTGGGCATCGAGATCGACAAGAACAAGAAGTTGCAGCGGGCCGACTGGTCTCGCAGGCCGCTTACGGGAGCCCTGCTTCGGTACGCGGCCCTGGATGTGCTTCACCTCGACCGGCTTGCGACACTCCTGTACGAGGAGTTGGACAGGCTTGGCAGAACGGAGTGGGTAAGGGAGGAATGCCAGCGGCTTGAGGGCATTCGCTATGTGGCGCCGGACGCCGAGTGGAAATTCCTCTCGGTCAAGGGCAGTCGAGACCTCGACGGACGGGGATTGGCGGTCCTGCGATCGCTCCACGCCTTTCGCGAGACAGAAGCGCTGCGGTGTGATCGGCCGCCGTTCAGAATCTTTTCCGACGCGGCCATGGTGGAGCTGGCGGCCAGCCCCTACTCCGATCCTGCCCGTGTCAAGGGCCTAGGAAGATACGGAGACGGCCGTTTATCCCTGGGAGTGCGCCAAGCCATCCAAGAAGGGATCAGGACGGGCCCCGTCCAGCGCCCGCGGAAGCGCAGGGCGGGGTTCAGGGAGAATCGAACCCGGCTGCGTCTCCTGAAAGAGTGGCGGGCCGGAGAAGCGAGTCGCCTCAGGCTCTCTTCATTTCTGCTCTGGCCAACCGCCAGCCTGGCGCGTCTCTCCACCACCTGGACGGATGGGCTCGACGACGAGATGAAAAGCAAGGATGTTCGCCGATGGCAGCGTCAGGAACTTGGAGAAGCACTATGGACTTTCGTACACCGTTGTCCCGCCGGGAACTGCTGA
- a CDS encoding GH32 C-terminal domain-containing protein — translation MKDPEQERIDRAVAAIDDAAAKAARDPTRPVYHYRPPALWMNDVCGGFHYRGYYHVFFQQGPLSDGHNRGRGIGWGHTRSRDLVSWEHLRPVLMPPEGARLEASGSAFIRKDGSPILFFAHTPMDLSKNKREQWAAEPLDEDLMVWRRFDIGLAAGKSGIPEDVKANWADMFVFQVGDGVFATFKETEGLICKAKNDRLTAWEAVGKVEGVDGECPNLFSLDGRQVVIRSTYPISYLIGDFDPDAIALDLKTPPRVLDYGYGGEEMPTPLHRGVYGTTVFTDQAGRTILLGWVSGFKPDRGWNGCMSLPRLLSLDQDDRLIQTPAPELERLRGKHLKLESLSLADELKVVEGAAGDALEIKAEFVPGDAGAFGLKVRCSRDGQNGISLRYSDGTLNVAGTEVPLEVGSRTLKVHLFLDKSVLEVFIDEGRTAVTRVNYAPAEDLGIAVFAENGAAVLKSLDVWSMNSIW, via the coding sequence GTGAAAGACCCGGAGCAGGAACGGATCGACCGGGCCGTGGCCGCCATCGACGACGCCGCCGCCAAGGCGGCCCGGGATCCCACCCGCCCGGTATACCACTATCGCCCGCCCGCCCTGTGGATGAACGATGTCTGCGGCGGCTTCCACTACCGGGGCTACTACCACGTTTTCTTCCAACAGGGTCCGTTGTCGGACGGCCACAACCGAGGGCGCGGCATCGGCTGGGGACATACCAGGAGCCGCGACCTGGTGAGTTGGGAGCACTTGCGTCCCGTTCTGATGCCGCCGGAAGGCGCAAGGCTGGAAGCCTCCGGCAGCGCCTTCATCCGAAAGGACGGCAGTCCTATCCTGTTCTTCGCCCATACGCCCATGGATCTCTCCAAGAACAAGCGCGAACAGTGGGCGGCCGAGCCGCTCGATGAGGACCTCATGGTCTGGCGCAGGTTCGATATCGGCCTGGCGGCAGGAAAGAGTGGGATCCCCGAGGACGTCAAGGCCAACTGGGCAGACATGTTCGTATTTCAGGTGGGAGACGGCGTCTTCGCCACTTTCAAGGAAACCGAGGGGCTGATCTGCAAGGCGAAAAACGATCGACTCACCGCCTGGGAAGCGGTGGGCAAGGTCGAGGGGGTCGATGGCGAATGCCCCAATCTCTTTTCGCTGGACGGCCGCCAGGTGGTGATCCGCTCCACCTATCCCATCAGCTATCTGATCGGCGACTTCGATCCGGACGCCATCGCCCTGGACCTCAAGACCCCGCCTCGCGTTCTGGACTACGGCTATGGCGGCGAAGAGATGCCGACACCCCTGCACCGGGGTGTCTACGGCACCACGGTGTTCACCGATCAGGCCGGTCGCACCATCCTGCTGGGATGGGTGAGCGGCTTCAAACCCGATCGTGGCTGGAACGGCTGCATGTCGCTGCCCCGCCTGCTGAGCCTGGACCAGGATGATCGTCTCATCCAGACCCCGGCGCCGGAACTGGAACGACTGCGGGGAAAACATCTGAAGCTGGAGAGTCTGAGCCTGGCCGACGAGTTGAAAGTCGTTGAGGGCGCCGCCGGGGATGCGCTGGAGATCAAGGCCGAATTCGTCCCGGGAGATGCCGGCGCTTTCGGCCTGAAGGTTCGTTGCAGCCGGGATGGGCAGAACGGCATTTCATTGCGTTACAGCGATGGGACTTTGAACGTGGCGGGAACCGAGGTGCCGCTGGAGGTCGGTTCCAGGACTCTCAAGGTGCACCTGTTTCTCGACAAGTCCGTCCTGGAAGTGTTTATCGACGAAGGACGCACCGCGGTTACGCGGGTCAACTACGCGCCGGCGGAGGATCTCGGTATCGCTGTTTTTGCCGAGAACGGCGCCGCCGTGCTGAAATCGCTGGACGTGTGGTCCATGAACTCCATCTGGTGA
- a CDS encoding 3-keto-5-aminohexanoate cleavage protein → MDKLVITVTTDSTGSYPRNPYLTPCTDARGVAEEYLRALDAGAAIVHTHGAYTHDPVIQPDGRKLSIPDMEGWRDISERIRARFNPIMQFGMASMRLEQKLELWETLRPDMSSINFNSHDEYFQPDPEYPPFSVYSVHPINELREYAHLAKERGVKLEIECFSTGAFWAIGKIRSGDFWTDEGVREQEPGLLADPLWLTLFFGWDGQSWTPPTIRALQYMVDNLPPHANWSMSCMEPPVYWSMVAHTIAVGGHVRIGMEDCPYLEAGVYAKTNAELVEKAVRIAAEIGREVASPEEARRIVGL, encoded by the coding sequence ATGGACAAGCTCGTCATTACGGTGACCACCGATTCCACCGGGTCCTATCCCCGCAATCCCTACCTGACGCCTTGCACCGATGCCAGGGGCGTGGCCGAGGAGTACCTGCGCGCCCTGGATGCCGGCGCCGCCATCGTGCACACCCATGGCGCCTACACCCACGATCCCGTCATTCAACCGGACGGGCGCAAGTTGTCCATCCCGGACATGGAAGGCTGGCGGGACATCTCCGAGCGGATTCGCGCCAGGTTCAATCCCATCATGCAGTTTGGAATGGCCAGCATGCGCCTGGAACAGAAGCTGGAGCTCTGGGAGACCCTGCGGCCCGACATGAGCTCCATCAACTTCAACTCCCACGACGAGTATTTCCAGCCCGATCCGGAATATCCGCCCTTCAGCGTCTACTCCGTCCATCCCATCAACGAGCTGCGGGAGTACGCGCACCTGGCCAAGGAGCGGGGCGTCAAGCTGGAGATCGAATGCTTCAGCACGGGCGCCTTCTGGGCTATCGGCAAGATTCGATCGGGCGATTTCTGGACCGACGAAGGGGTGCGGGAGCAGGAACCCGGCCTGCTGGCCGATCCCCTGTGGCTCACGCTCTTCTTCGGCTGGGACGGCCAGAGCTGGACTCCTCCCACCATTCGGGCCTTGCAGTACATGGTGGACAACCTTCCCCCCCACGCCAACTGGAGCATGAGCTGCATGGAGCCGCCGGTGTACTGGTCGATGGTGGCTCACACCATTGCCGTGGGAGGGCACGTGCGCATCGGCATGGAAGACTGTCCCTACCTGGAGGCCGGGGTCTATGCCAAGACAAACGCCGAGCTGGTGGAAAAGGCCGTGCGCATCGCCGCGGAAATCGGCAGGGAGGTCGCCTCGCCGGAGGAAGCCCGCAGAATCGTGGGCCTGTAA